The Desulfobacterales bacterium genome includes a region encoding these proteins:
- a CDS encoding FAD-dependent oxidoreductase, with translation MNDPLFMPIKIKNLEISNRIYLPAMHLNMADNYNVTDRMIDFYAERAKGGAGMICVGYATIDEYSGNVGNIGAHKDDYIEGLSRLASAINENGSRSAVQLNHAGRYNFSFFINGKQPVAPSPIASKLTRETPKELSISEIKETINSFASAAQRVKKAGFDAVEVLAGTGYLISEFLSPLTNKRNDEYGGSFENRIRFALEIVDAIKKAIGEDFPLMIRMNGNDLMPGGIGAKELQKFAVTLEEKGVDALCINVGWHEARVPQIITNVPRGTYGYLSKEIKKIVNIPVIASHRINDPIIARDMISDEICDMVAMGRSLIADPYLPLKAKNNKDAEIIHCIACAQGCFDNLFNLKAVECLCNPRAGHEKETIIDKAEKVKKVMVIGGGAAGMSSALSAFERGHDVVIYDKADHLGGQLYIAGAPPGREEFSELAKDLSHQVAVKNIKIMLGQEVTEEIIDKENPDAIILATGAVPIKPSIKGVDMPHVVQAWDVLENKAYTGKNVVIIGAGAVGVETALFLAEKGTLSGEVLKFLFVNKVESNEYLYELATKGTKAVVLVEMIDKAGKDIGRSTRWSMLQDMDRFGIQTIFMSKAIEITELSLKIETQNGIKEINADTIVLAIGAKSYIPLKDYIEKKGIEYKIIGDANKIGKAFDAIHQGFNAGREI, from the coding sequence ATGAATGACCCTTTATTTATGCCAATCAAAATAAAAAATCTTGAAATAAGCAATAGAATTTATCTTCCAGCGATGCACCTCAATATGGCTGACAATTACAATGTAACTGATAGAATGATAGATTTTTACGCTGAACGTGCGAAAGGTGGCGCTGGAATGATTTGCGTAGGATACGCTACAATTGATGAATATTCTGGAAATGTAGGAAATATAGGCGCCCATAAAGATGACTATATCGAAGGACTTTCTCGTCTTGCTTCAGCAATAAATGAGAATGGTTCGAGATCTGCTGTCCAGCTAAACCATGCAGGAAGATATAATTTTTCTTTTTTTATTAATGGAAAACAACCTGTAGCTCCGTCTCCAATTGCTTCTAAGCTTACACGTGAAACACCTAAAGAATTGTCTATTTCGGAAATAAAGGAAACAATAAATTCTTTTGCTTCTGCCGCTCAAAGAGTAAAAAAAGCTGGGTTTGATGCTGTTGAAGTCCTTGCTGGAACAGGTTACCTTATAAGCGAGTTCTTATCTCCTTTGACAAATAAAAGAAATGACGAATATGGCGGTAGTTTTGAAAATAGAATAAGGTTTGCCCTTGAAATTGTTGATGCAATAAAAAAAGCAATTGGCGAAGATTTCCCACTTATGATACGAATGAATGGAAATGACTTAATGCCAGGAGGAATTGGAGCAAAAGAACTCCAAAAATTTGCAGTAACCCTTGAAGAAAAAGGCGTTGATGCCCTTTGTATCAACGTAGGATGGCATGAAGCAAGAGTACCTCAGATTATCACTAATGTCCCACGTGGAACTTACGGATATCTTTCAAAAGAGATAAAAAAAATCGTTAATATTCCTGTTATTGCAAGCCATAGAATAAACGACCCAATTATTGCGAGAGACATGATAAGCGATGAAATATGTGATATGGTTGCTATGGGAAGAAGTCTTATAGCCGATCCATACCTTCCTTTAAAAGCAAAAAATAATAAAGATGCTGAAATTATTCATTGTATAGCGTGCGCCCAAGGCTGTTTTGATAATTTATTTAATTTAAAAGCAGTTGAATGTCTTTGCAATCCTCGAGCTGGACACGAAAAAGAAACAATAATTGACAAAGCTGAAAAAGTAAAAAAAGTAATGGTAATTGGCGGAGGCGCTGCTGGAATGAGTTCCGCACTTTCTGCTTTTGAAAGGGGGCATGATGTTGTAATTTATGATAAAGCAGACCATTTAGGAGGTCAGCTTTATATAGCGGGCGCTCCTCCTGGAAGGGAAGAATTTTCCGAACTTGCAAAAGATTTATCCCATCAAGTTGCAGTAAAAAATATAAAAATTATGCTTGGTCAAGAAGTAACTGAAGAAATAATAGATAAAGAAAATCCAGATGCTATTATTTTGGCTACGGGAGCTGTTCCCATAAAACCGTCTATTAAGGGAGTTGATATGCCCCATGTTGTTCAAGCATGGGATGTGCTTGAAAATAAAGCTTATACTGGTAAAAATGTTGTTATTATTGGAGCAGGAGCTGTTGGCGTAGAAACAGCACTTTTCCTTGCAGAAAAAGGGACTCTTTCTGGCGAAGTATTAAAGTTTTTGTTTGTTAATAAAGTAGAATCAAATGAATATTTATACGAACTCGCTACAAAAGGAACAAAAGCTGTTGTTCTTGTTGAAATGATTGATAAAGCCGGTAAAGATATTGGCAGGTCAACTCGTTGGAGCATGCTTCAAGACATGGATAGATTTGGAATTCAAACAATTTTTATGTCAAAAGCGATAGAAATTACTGAATTGTCTTTGAAAATTGAAACTCAAAACGGCATTAAAGAGATTAATGCCGATACAATTGTTCTTGCAATTGGAGCTAAATCATATATTCCGCTTAAAGATTATATTGAAAAGAAAGGGATTGAATATAAAATCATTGGTGATGCAAATAAGATAGGAAAAGCATTTGACGCTATACATCAAGGATTTAATGCTGGCAGGGAAATTTAA
- a CDS encoding CBS domain-containing protein: MSNVINISDKKELSVITTHTNADFDALGSMLAAQKIYPGSVVIFPGSQENNLRNFFISSMVYLFNMADVVSLEISKITQLIIVDTGQSIRIGKLAKALENKNIDIHIYDHHPDENHDIKADFKVNIRTGATVSILTEIIQKKNIKISPDEATIMCLGIYEDTGSFSYASTTDRDFMAAAFLLAKGANVNTITNLISREITPHQVSILNDLLNATFTYDINGVEIALSVIAREHYEPDFAFLVQKVMKMQNLNALFCICRMGNKIIIVARSRVPEVDVGAILSEIGGGGGHNFAASATIRDETLVQVEQRLFEIIYQRVKIRKQAKDILSSPAISVRPGIIFQEASAVLTRYNISSLLVTEKKDGKDILLGIISRKVVEKALHHGLSDISISEYMDRDINSVSPYANIDEIQEKIIENKQRILPVIDKGLLTGVISRTDLLKFLSQNLVKKTPEAASTQAILQTKKTRDINRLMKERLTNKILDILLTIGQIAKDIGYNVYVVGGFVRDLFLNRGNEDIDVVVEGDGILFAKRLAKRVSGRAHFHERFRTAVVTFPNEFKVDIATARIEYYKYPAALPDVETSSIKLDLFRRDFTINTLAIQLSVDKFGTLIDFFSAQRDIKDKTISVIHNLSFVEDPTRVFRAVRFEQRFGFTIGKITASLIENSVKMEFVKHLAGPRIFNEFRLILKEENPVPAIIRLNDFNLLKVIHHSLTLTKNFISLMNSIKKVLDWFDLLFVDEPCEKWMVYFLGILSSLDEEQIIEVVKNFDMPPKHSKIFCKDLKTANETLQWLQRNTFAIVNSTLYKKLYELKTELILYMMGATEKEYVKKAISQYYTGLRHIKLFIKGSDLLKIGLTPGPLFKRVLSAVLDAKLNDRIHTKEEELEFVKKYIEPKKIL; this comes from the coding sequence ATGAGTAATGTAATCAATATTTCTGATAAAAAAGAATTGTCCGTAATAACTACCCATACAAATGCGGATTTTGATGCTTTAGGATCTATGCTTGCCGCTCAAAAGATTTATCCTGGATCAGTTGTTATATTTCCAGGCTCCCAAGAAAATAATTTAAGGAATTTTTTTATTAGTTCAATGGTATATCTTTTTAATATGGCGGATGTAGTTTCCCTTGAAATTTCAAAAATAACTCAATTAATAATAGTAGATACAGGGCAATCCATCAGGATAGGTAAACTTGCTAAAGCTTTAGAAAATAAAAATATTGATATCCATATTTACGATCATCATCCTGACGAAAACCATGATATAAAGGCTGATTTTAAAGTCAATATTCGTACAGGTGCCACAGTAAGCATACTTACAGAAATTATACAAAAAAAAAATATTAAAATATCTCCTGATGAAGCCACAATTATGTGTCTTGGCATATATGAAGATACAGGCTCTTTCAGTTACGCTTCAACAACTGACAGGGATTTTATGGCAGCCGCATTTCTTTTAGCTAAAGGAGCTAACGTTAATACAATAACGAACCTTATTTCTAGAGAAATCACTCCTCATCAAGTTTCCATATTAAATGATTTACTTAATGCTACATTTACTTATGATATAAATGGAGTTGAAATAGCATTATCCGTAATAGCAAGGGAGCATTATGAGCCAGACTTTGCTTTTCTTGTTCAAAAAGTTATGAAAATGCAAAATTTAAATGCTCTTTTTTGTATATGCAGGATGGGGAATAAAATTATTATTGTAGCAAGAAGCCGAGTACCAGAAGTTGATGTCGGAGCAATATTATCCGAAATAGGAGGCGGAGGTGGGCATAATTTTGCCGCATCAGCTACAATACGTGATGAAACATTGGTACAGGTTGAGCAACGATTATTTGAAATTATATATCAAAGGGTAAAAATAAGAAAACAAGCAAAGGATATTTTAAGCTCTCCAGCTATTTCTGTAAGACCGGGTATAATTTTTCAAGAAGCAAGCGCTGTTTTAACTCGTTACAATATTAGCTCTCTTTTAGTAACTGAAAAAAAAGATGGTAAGGATATCCTTTTAGGAATAATTTCCAGAAAAGTGGTTGAGAAGGCTTTGCATCATGGACTTTCTGACATTTCCATATCTGAATATATGGATAGAGATATAAATTCTGTAAGTCCTTATGCTAATATCGATGAAATTCAAGAAAAAATTATCGAAAATAAACAAAGGATACTCCCAGTAATTGATAAAGGATTACTTACAGGCGTTATTTCAAGAACAGACCTTTTAAAATTCCTTAGTCAGAATTTGGTGAAAAAAACACCTGAAGCAGCATCTACTCAAGCGATACTCCAAACAAAAAAAACAAGGGATATAAACCGTTTAATGAAAGAAAGGTTGACCAATAAAATTCTTGATATACTTCTAACTATCGGTCAAATCGCTAAAGATATCGGATATAATGTTTATGTTGTAGGGGGCTTTGTTAGGGATCTTTTTCTTAATAGAGGTAATGAAGATATCGATGTAGTCGTGGAAGGTGATGGAATTTTATTTGCTAAAAGGTTAGCTAAACGAGTAAGTGGAAGAGCCCATTTTCATGAACGATTTCGTACAGCAGTAGTAACTTTTCCGAATGAATTCAAAGTGGATATTGCGACAGCTCGCATTGAATATTATAAATATCCAGCGGCATTGCCTGATGTAGAAACAAGCTCAATTAAGCTTGATCTTTTTAGGAGAGATTTTACTATAAATACGCTCGCCATTCAATTAAGCGTCGATAAATTTGGCACCCTGATTGATTTTTTTTCGGCTCAAAGAGACATAAAAGATAAAACTATAAGCGTCATTCATAATTTAAGTTTTGTAGAAGATCCGACACGGGTATTTAGAGCTGTAAGATTTGAACAAAGATTTGGTTTTACTATCGGAAAAATTACCGCATCGTTGATTGAAAATTCAGTAAAAATGGAGTTTGTTAAACATCTTGCTGGACCTCGCATATTTAACGAATTTAGGCTTATATTAAAAGAAGAAAATCCTGTTCCTGCTATAATAAGGCTTAATGATTTCAATTTACTTAAAGTTATTCATCATTCATTAACTTTAACGAAAAATTTTATTTCATTAATGAATTCAATAAAAAAAGTATTGGATTGGTTTGATCTTCTTTTTGTTGATGAACCTTGCGAAAAATGGATGGTTTATTTTCTTGGTATTTTGAGTTCTCTTGATGAAGAACAAATAATTGAAGTAGTCAAGAATTTTGATATGCCGCCTAAGCATAGTAAAATTTTTTGTAAAGACCTTAAAACAGCCAATGAAACTTTACAATGGCTTCAAAGAAATACATTTGCTATTGTAAATAGCACTCTTTATAAAAAATTATATGAGCTTAAAACAGAATTAATCCTATATATGATGGGTGCAACCGAAAAAGAATATGTCAAAAAAGCAATATCTCAGTATTATACAGGACTAAGACATATTAAACTGTTTATTAAAGGCTCAGACCTTTTAAAAATTGGTCTTACGCCAGGACCATTATTTAAAAGAGTTCTATCCGCTGTGTTAGACGCAAAATTAAACGATAGAATACATACAAAGGAAGAAGAATTGGAATTTGTAAAAAAATATATTGAGCCTAAAAAAATTCTGTAA
- a CDS encoding RDD family protein, translating into MFFKKTNIIKIRTPEAISFDIHLASPIVRCLAWIIDLLAIAVAFNILYSVIRSLSYINTDIAFSLLILGQFLILIGYSIFCEWFFKGQTIGKRLIGLKVIDAQNLNLRFEQIAIRNLMRPIDIFPICYMVGGICCLLNKKYQRFGDLIANTIVIWTKKLAPPDFNKVYSGKYNSLRAYPHLKNRLRHNITPKKAEIALETILRRDELEPESRVEIFNLIADNFRNTVKFPKEATEGLSDEQYVKNVVEILFKYD; encoded by the coding sequence ATGTTTTTTAAAAAAACAAATATAATAAAAATAAGAACTCCAGAAGCGATAAGCTTTGATATCCATCTTGCGAGTCCTATTGTGAGATGTTTAGCATGGATAATTGACTTATTAGCAATAGCTGTTGCCTTTAATATACTTTATTCTGTAATCCGTTCATTAAGCTATATAAACACAGACATAGCGTTTAGCTTATTAATTTTAGGACAATTTTTAATTTTAATAGGATACAGCATATTTTGTGAGTGGTTTTTTAAAGGACAAACAATTGGAAAACGTTTAATCGGATTGAAGGTCATTGATGCTCAAAACTTAAATCTTAGATTCGAGCAAATAGCTATACGAAATCTTATGCGACCAATAGATATATTTCCAATTTGCTATATGGTCGGAGGAATTTGCTGTCTTCTAAATAAGAAATATCAAAGGTTTGGAGATTTGATTGCAAATACTATTGTAATATGGACAAAAAAATTAGCCCCCCCTGATTTTAATAAAGTATATTCTGGTAAATATAATTCATTAAGAGCATACCCCCATCTTAAAAATCGCCTTAGACATAACATTACTCCAAAAAAAGCAGAAATAGCATTAGAAACTATACTAAGAAGAGATGAACTGGAACCAGAATCAAGGGTAGAAATCTTCAATCTTATAGCCGATAATTTTAGAAATACTGTTAAATTTCCCAAAGAAGCCACAGAAGGTTTATCTGATGAACAGTATGTAAAGAATGTGGTTGAAATTTTGTTTAAATATGATTAA
- a CDS encoding dehydrogenase, translating into MKTIVSISLGSSTDDYEFDANFLGESFKIKRLGTDGNIDRACDLILRWNHRADAIGIGSIKYPYTVDNKQLVDKSLQKIEKMCLNLKTPVTMGNSLRNVAFEWSLRHLQFKLNGYFTNIRAFFLSGMDHYNLAKIMLEFSENLMFADPVMENGIPKFLNSFKELELYAKGLHNVLNWIPTKSISGSTVPIKDWNRHVIHKAIQSSQAVLVPDYNFYDYIKDCSLEELGGKTVISSTIYDDRIEFLKDRGVDMIVDCTPKVLDRVIGVNVIEAMIIAALGKPKEEITDDDLLEVISEQKMEPRVIYPGGSQKKKSRFAFVIHPLSQEDFKKEKSLKMISKFTPSFFLDTIEKIMAYSPPFLYSKVEGIKSPTGVEAEGWLISVGGTPKQMMSHKPEFTYKRLLQAARMAKRLGAQIMGLGAFTKVVGDAGVTVARQASIPITTGNSYSASGALWAAADAVRRMGLIEYEKGKKLKAKTMVVGATGAIGSVCCRLLAKAFEEVYMVGRNMAKLLSLKEEILEETPDVKVYLSTRADSNLQDMDVIVTATSGIEKKIIDIMKVKPGCVITDVARPLDIPAKDVAKRPDVLVIESGEILLPGDIKMKNIGLPRNVVYACLAETIVLALEGRFEIFTIGRDIEWQKVREIYKMGLKHGMRLAAISGINGVFTDEDIDRVKELAMASRKNKE; encoded by the coding sequence GTGAAAACTATTGTTAGCATAAGCCTTGGGTCAAGCACTGACGATTACGAGTTTGACGCTAATTTTTTAGGAGAAAGTTTCAAGATAAAAAGGCTTGGAACTGACGGAAACATTGATAGAGCTTGCGATTTAATTTTACGATGGAACCATAGAGCTGACGCTATTGGTATTGGAAGTATTAAATATCCTTATACTGTTGATAATAAACAGCTTGTGGATAAAAGCTTACAAAAAATTGAAAAAATGTGTTTAAATCTTAAAACGCCTGTGACTATGGGAAATTCTTTAAGAAATGTTGCGTTTGAATGGTCTCTCCGTCATCTTCAATTTAAACTGAATGGTTATTTTACGAACATAAGAGCTTTTTTTCTTTCAGGAATGGACCATTACAACCTTGCAAAAATAATGTTAGAATTTTCAGAAAATTTAATGTTTGCTGACCCAGTAATGGAAAATGGCATACCAAAATTTTTAAATTCCTTTAAGGAGCTTGAACTTTATGCGAAAGGTTTACATAATGTTTTAAATTGGATTCCTACTAAAAGCATCAGCGGATCTACTGTTCCAATCAAAGACTGGAATAGGCACGTAATTCATAAAGCTATTCAAAGTTCCCAAGCTGTACTTGTTCCTGATTATAATTTTTATGACTACATTAAAGATTGTTCATTAGAAGAGCTTGGAGGAAAGACAGTCATATCTTCAACGATTTATGATGATAGAATAGAGTTTTTAAAAGACAGAGGCGTTGATATGATAGTGGACTGTACTCCAAAAGTTCTTGATAGAGTTATAGGTGTAAATGTAATTGAAGCAATGATAATAGCTGCTCTTGGAAAGCCAAAAGAAGAAATTACTGATGATGACCTACTTGAAGTAATCAGTGAACAAAAAATGGAACCTCGCGTTATTTATCCTGGCGGAAGTCAAAAAAAGAAAAGCAGATTTGCTTTTGTTATTCATCCTCTGTCCCAAGAAGATTTTAAAAAAGAAAAATCTTTAAAAATGATTTCAAAATTTACTCCCTCATTTTTTCTTGATACCATTGAAAAAATTATGGCTTATTCTCCTCCTTTTCTTTATTCAAAAGTAGAAGGAATAAAATCCCCCACAGGCGTTGAAGCTGAAGGCTGGCTTATTTCAGTAGGTGGTACTCCAAAACAAATGATGTCCCATAAGCCTGAATTCACATATAAAAGACTTCTTCAAGCAGCTCGAATGGCTAAAAGATTAGGAGCTCAAATAATGGGTCTTGGAGCTTTTACAAAAGTTGTTGGCGATGCTGGAGTTACTGTTGCTCGTCAGGCATCAATACCTATAACAACTGGTAATAGTTACAGTGCATCAGGTGCATTATGGGCAGCTGCTGACGCTGTCAGAAGAATGGGATTGATTGAATATGAAAAAGGCAAAAAACTTAAAGCTAAAACAATGGTAGTTGGAGCGACTGGCGCTATTGGTTCCGTATGTTGCCGTCTTTTGGCGAAAGCTTTTGAAGAAGTCTATATGGTCGGAAGAAATATGGCGAAACTTCTTTCTTTAAAAGAAGAAATATTAGAAGAAACTCCAGATGTAAAAGTTTATTTGTCTACTCGAGCCGATAGTAATCTTCAAGATATGGATGTTATTGTTACAGCAACTTCAGGAATAGAAAAAAAGATTATTGATATAATGAAAGTAAAACCTGGTTGCGTAATAACCGATGTTGCAAGACCACTTGACATTCCAGCAAAAGATGTTGCAAAAAGGCCGGATGTCCTTGTTATCGAATCTGGAGAAATTCTTCTCCCAGGGGATATAAAAATGAAAAATATAGGACTTCCTCGCAATGTAGTTTATGCGTGTCTTGCTGAAACAATAGTTCTTGCTCTTGAAGGAAGGTTTGAAATTTTTACAATCGGAAGAGATATTGAATGGCAAAAAGTTAGAGAGATTTATAAAATGGGCTTAAAGCATGGAATGAGACTCGCTGCAATATCAGGTATAAATGGAGTATTTACTGACGAAGATATAGACAGAGTAAAAGAGCTTGCCATGGCATCAAGAAAAAATAAAGAATAA
- a CDS encoding glutamate synthase, producing the protein MCRLFAIVSEEPLSPMVAIDAMEVMKEGHDGSGVGILLSDLSGPFEEMKDFPILSGIFSDQGLRRLDSYMMDKGFLTKYKLSIKVSKKPPHNIPKRDVYLIRAYERPEGWDSESKEEINKRLMNIRLDLQNMGKEKNDMIVFSFWPDVIMIKEIGDPKTVAEYLNFGRKELNARIIMAQGRQNTNYAINLYACHPFFIQGFATMTNGENTAFIPNKEFLMSRGFNGYKGYESDSEVFTHILHYAYTKLGLEIEAYKHIITPLQEEDINFHKDSKLLRSLKHSCRSLTVDGPNCVIGCLPDKSLFMVQDRKKLRPGVVGGRSGLYAFSSEVCGLDSAIPNRDKSKDFQPMYLDTAIIGPDRKEVRVCRQTEPLPLLH; encoded by the coding sequence ATGTGTCGTTTATTTGCGATAGTTAGCGAAGAGCCATTATCACCTATGGTTGCAATTGATGCTATGGAAGTAATGAAGGAGGGGCATGATGGTTCTGGTGTAGGAATCCTCTTAAGTGATCTTTCAGGTCCATTTGAAGAAATGAAAGACTTTCCTATTTTATCAGGCATTTTTAGTGATCAAGGTTTAAGAAGGCTTGATTCTTATATGATGGATAAAGGATTTTTAACAAAATACAAGCTTTCAATAAAAGTTTCCAAAAAACCGCCACACAACATTCCTAAACGTGACGTTTATCTTATCAGGGCTTATGAGCGGCCTGAAGGCTGGGACTCAGAGTCAAAAGAAGAAATTAACAAAAGGCTTATGAATATAAGACTTGACCTTCAAAACATGGGAAAAGAAAAAAATGATATGATAGTTTTTTCTTTTTGGCCTGATGTTATAATGATAAAAGAAATTGGTGACCCAAAAACAGTTGCAGAATATCTTAATTTTGGTAGAAAAGAGCTTAATGCAAGGATTATTATGGCTCAAGGCAGACAAAATACAAATTATGCTATAAATCTTTATGCCTGTCATCCATTTTTTATTCAAGGGTTTGCAACAATGACTAATGGTGAAAATACAGCATTTATTCCGAATAAAGAATTTTTAATGTCAAGGGGTTTTAATGGATATAAGGGATATGAATCCGATTCGGAAGTCTTTACACATATTCTCCATTATGCTTATACAAAATTAGGCCTTGAAATTGAAGCGTACAAGCATATAATTACTCCACTTCAAGAGGAAGATATTAATTTTCATAAAGATTCTAAATTATTAAGATCTTTAAAGCATAGCTGTAGGTCTTTAACAGTTGACGGTCCTAATTGCGTTATAGGATGTCTTCCAGATAAGAGCCTTTTCATGGTTCAAGATAGAAAAAAATTAAGACCGGGTGTTGTTGGCGGAAGATCAGGCTTATATGCATTTTCATCCGAAGTCTGCGGACTTGATTCTGCAATACCCAATCGTGATAAAAGTAAAGATTTTCAACCAATGTATTTAGATACTGCTATTATAGGCCCTGATCGTAAGGAGGTTAGAGTATGTCGTCAGACCGAACCATTACCCCTTCTACACTAA
- a CDS encoding 4Fe-4S binding protein: MSSDRTITPSTLSIKDLPWQIVWDINKCTLCGRCTGVCPVNAIELGVFRKRNLSAELGLYEKPKSEFKIYYGIRQRTDPAYCCIGCGMCNMVCPNDAILPMKTDETDKLKFHRDNGGSPHRRGGRRNDTSSLLDQIKFIRISMLTDPALDAGRHEFELRTLLGRVLPPEKNLDNLKKNGWIPPVREIYPLMIGGMSFGALSPNMWEGLQLGVTYLNEELKMPVRISTGEGGCPPRILKSRFLQYIILQIASGYFGWDEIIRSIPEMKVDPCAVEIKYGQGAKPGDGGLLMWHKVSTLIAAVRGVPQGVNLPSPPTHQTQYSIEESVAKMIQSMSMAWGFRVPVYPKISATSTALAVLNNLTRNEYAAGLAIDGEDGGTGAAYNVSMNHMGHPIASNIRDCYLTLVNLGMQNEIPLIAGGGAGKNGNLAANSAALIMLGASAVQIGKYIMQAAAGCLGSEFDRCNICNIGLCPKGITSQDPRLYRRLDVDDIASRVVDVFLSFDTELKKILAPLGRSTSLPIGMSDALGINDYHVAERLKIKYVV; the protein is encoded by the coding sequence ATGTCGTCAGACCGAACCATTACCCCTTCTACACTAAGCATAAAAGATCTTCCTTGGCAAATCGTTTGGGATATTAATAAATGTACTTTATGTGGAAGATGCACAGGCGTTTGCCCTGTTAATGCTATAGAATTAGGCGTATTTAGAAAAAGAAATTTATCAGCTGAGCTTGGTCTTTACGAAAAGCCAAAGTCAGAGTTTAAAATATATTATGGAATTAGGCAAAGAACTGACCCTGCCTATTGTTGCATAGGATGTGGGATGTGTAATATGGTATGCCCTAATGATGCTATATTACCTATGAAAACAGATGAAACAGATAAATTAAAATTTCATAGAGATAACGGTGGTTCTCCTCATAGACGAGGAGGTAGAAGAAATGACACTTCAAGCCTTTTGGATCAAATAAAATTTATCAGAATATCAATGCTCACAGACCCTGCTCTTGATGCAGGACGTCATGAGTTTGAACTTAGAACTCTTTTAGGAAGGGTTTTACCTCCTGAAAAAAATTTGGATAATTTAAAGAAAAATGGATGGATACCTCCTGTAAGGGAAATTTATCCTTTAATGATAGGCGGTATGTCATTTGGAGCTTTATCTCCTAATATGTGGGAAGGGCTTCAACTTGGAGTTACTTATCTCAATGAAGAGCTAAAAATGCCCGTAAGAATTTCAACAGGAGAAGGAGGTTGCCCTCCAAGAATTCTTAAATCAAGATTCTTACAATATATAATATTGCAAATTGCAAGCGGCTATTTTGGATGGGACGAAATAATAAGATCCATCCCTGAAATGAAGGTGGATCCATGTGCTGTTGAAATAAAATATGGTCAAGGTGCAAAACCAGGAGATGGAGGTCTTTTGATGTGGCATAAAGTCAGTACTCTTATTGCTGCTGTAAGGGGAGTCCCACAAGGAGTTAATCTTCCAAGTCCACCAACACATCAAACACAATACTCCATTGAAGAATCAGTCGCTAAAATGATTCAATCTATGTCTATGGCATGGGGGTTTAGAGTGCCAGTATATCCTAAAATTTCAGCGACGTCTACGGCACTGGCTGTTTTAAATAATCTTACACGAAATGAATATGCAGCAGGACTTGCAATTGATGGTGAAGATGGAGGCACTGGTGCAGCTTATAACGTATCTATGAATCATATGGGGCATCCAATTGCGAGCAATATTAGAGATTGTTATTTAACCCTTGTTAACCTTGGTATGCAAAATGAAATTCCTTTAATTGCAGGCGGAGGAGCTGGTAAAAATGGAAATCTTGCCGCAAATTCTGCAGCACTCATTATGCTTGGTGCAAGTGCTGTCCAAATAGGGAAGTACATTATGCAAGCTGCCGCTGGATGTCTGGGTTCTGAGTTTGACAGATGCAATATATGTAACATAGGCCTTTGTCCAAAAGGTATAACTTCCCAAGATCCAAGGCTTTATAGACGGCTTGACGTTGATGATATTGCATCAAGGGTAGTTGATGTATTTTTAAGTTTTGATACAGAATTAAAAAAAATCCTTGCGCCATTAGGCCGTTCAACATCATTACCTATAGGCATGTCCGATGCATTGGGAATAAATGATTATCATGTAGCTGAAAGACTTAAAATAAAATACGTTGTATGA